A single Atopobiaceae bacterium DNA region contains:
- the accB gene encoding acetyl-CoA carboxylase biotin carboxyl carrier protein: MDITRIDEVADLMEHHGLSRIRVEDEDGSAVELERMSAPVAAPPAPPAAAPAAPVTAPAPAAPALTPAEPALVSADGAPIDMAKVQVVSAPMVGVFYAAPSPGADPFVHVGSKVHAGDTLCVIEAMKLMNEVTAETDGEVVDVCAEDGELVEYGCCLMKLY; encoded by the coding sequence ATGGACATCACGCGCATCGACGAGGTCGCGGACCTCATGGAGCATCACGGCCTCTCGCGCATCCGCGTGGAGGACGAGGACGGTTCCGCGGTGGAGCTCGAGCGCATGTCGGCTCCCGTCGCCGCGCCGCCTGCCCCACCGGCGGCCGCGCCTGCCGCGCCCGTCACGGCCCCGGCCCCGGCGGCACCCGCACTGACCCCTGCCGAGCCGGCGCTCGTCTCGGCGGACGGTGCCCCCATCGACATGGCCAAGGTGCAGGTCGTCTCGGCACCCATGGTGGGTGTCTTCTACGCGGCCCCGAGCCCGGGGGCCGACCCCTTCGTGCACGTGGGCTCCAAGGTCCATGCCGGCGACACCCTCTGCGTCATCGAGGCCATGAAGCTCATGAACGAGGTCACGGCCGAGACGGACGGGGAGGTCGTGGACGTGTGCGCCGAGGACGGCGAGCTCGTCGAGTACGGCTGCTGCCTCATGAAGCTCTACTAG
- the fabG gene encoding 3-oxoacyl-[acyl-carrier-protein] reductase: MAEASGTIERDQTRRVALVTGGSRGIGRASSLALARDGFDIAVVYAGNAEAAADTVAALEAAGATARAYRCDVSSSDEAKACCDQVTSELGSVWALVNDAGITRDGLMARMSDEDFDRVIDVNLKGAFHMTRALTRGFLRQKGGRIVNMSSIVGIMGNAGQANYAASKAGLIGLTKSCAAELAPRGITVNAVAPGFVETDMTAGLPEKVRASYDAQIPMRRMAAPEEVAEVVAFLASDRASYVTGEVIRVDGGICR; encoded by the coding sequence ATGGCAGAGGCGTCAGGTACCATCGAGCGCGACCAGACCAGGCGGGTCGCGCTCGTCACCGGAGGCTCACGCGGGATAGGCCGCGCCTCGTCGCTCGCGCTCGCGCGCGACGGCTTCGACATCGCCGTCGTCTATGCGGGCAATGCCGAGGCTGCGGCAGACACGGTCGCGGCGCTCGAGGCTGCGGGTGCCACCGCACGGGCGTATCGCTGCGACGTCTCGTCCTCGGACGAGGCCAAGGCGTGCTGCGACCAGGTGACCTCCGAGCTGGGGAGCGTCTGGGCCCTGGTGAACGATGCCGGCATCACGCGCGACGGCCTCATGGCCCGCATGTCCGACGAGGACTTCGACCGTGTGATCGACGTCAACCTCAAGGGTGCCTTCCACATGACGCGCGCCCTCACGCGGGGGTTCCTCCGCCAGAAGGGCGGCCGCATCGTCAACATGAGCTCGATCGTGGGGATCATGGGCAACGCCGGCCAGGCCAACTATGCCGCGTCGAAGGCCGGTCTCATCGGTCTCACGAAGTCGTGCGCGGCCGAGCTCGCGCCGCGTGGCATCACGGTCAACGCGGTCGCGCCGGGCTTCGTCGAGACGGACATGACGGCCGGCCTTCCCGAGAAGGTCCGTGCCTCCTATGACGCACAGATCCCGATGCGCCGCATGGCGGCGCCGGAGGAGGTCGCCGAGGTGGTGGCCTTCCTGGCATCGGACCGCGCAAGCTACGTGACCGGCGAGGTCATTCGGGTGGACGGCGGAATCTGCAGATAA
- the fabF gene encoding beta-ketoacyl-ACP synthase II, producing MDRRVVITGLGAVTPVGLTADDTWSALKAGTCGIDTITRFDTADFKVSVAAEVKGFDAESYLGRADARRNDRNVAFALVASDQAMADSGLDAEGAVDHERLGVYIGSGVGGIESYTTNDHRIAEGGPRKANPFMIPMMIGNMASGGVSIRHHAMGPTLPVVTACATSSNTVGEAFHAIRHGYADAILAGGTEAAITPESIAGFTACRALTRNPDPTSACRPFDADRDGFVMGEGACVLVLEELGHAQARGAHIYCEVAGYGNTADAYHITSPDPEASGITRAIRLAVDEASLDASQGLYVNAHGTSTKANDSSETRGLKQGLGEDAARAAHVSSTKSMTGHMLGATGAVEAMACARALEEDVVPPTIGLTTPDPECDLDYTPGAAVEVPLTWALSTSLGFGGHNAALVFRAWQED from the coding sequence ATGGATCGCAGGGTGGTCATCACCGGGCTCGGCGCCGTCACGCCCGTGGGTCTCACGGCGGACGACACATGGTCGGCCCTCAAGGCAGGCACGTGTGGCATCGACACGATCACGCGCTTCGACACCGCTGACTTCAAGGTCAGCGTGGCGGCCGAGGTCAAGGGCTTCGACGCCGAGAGCTACCTCGGCAGGGCCGACGCGCGTCGCAACGACCGCAACGTCGCCTTCGCGCTCGTGGCCTCCGACCAGGCCATGGCCGACTCGGGCCTGGATGCGGAGGGTGCCGTCGACCATGAGCGCCTGGGCGTCTACATCGGCTCCGGCGTGGGTGGCATCGAGTCTTACACGACCAACGACCACCGCATCGCGGAGGGTGGCCCCCGCAAGGCGAACCCCTTCATGATCCCCATGATGATCGGCAACATGGCCTCGGGCGGGGTCTCGATCAGGCACCACGCCATGGGTCCGACGCTTCCCGTGGTCACGGCCTGCGCCACCTCGTCGAACACCGTGGGCGAGGCCTTCCACGCGATCAGGCACGGCTATGCCGACGCCATCCTGGCCGGTGGCACCGAGGCGGCCATCACACCCGAGTCGATCGCAGGGTTCACGGCCTGCCGCGCGCTCACGCGAAACCCTGACCCCACCTCGGCCTGCCGTCCCTTCGACGCGGACCGCGACGGCTTCGTCATGGGTGAGGGCGCCTGTGTCCTCGTGCTCGAGGAGCTGGGCCATGCACAGGCACGCGGTGCCCACATCTACTGCGAGGTAGCGGGCTATGGCAACACGGCCGACGCCTACCACATCACGAGCCCCGACCCCGAGGCGTCAGGCATCACCCGTGCCATCCGCCTGGCCGTCGACGAGGCGTCGCTCGACGCCTCGCAGGGCCTCTACGTGAACGCGCACGGAACCTCGACCAAGGCCAACGACAGCTCCGAGACGCGTGGCCTCAAGCAGGGGCTTGGCGAGGACGCGGCCCGTGCCGCCCATGTGAGCTCCACCAAGTCGATGACGGGGCACATGCTGGGGGCGACGGGTGCCGTCGAGGCCATGGCCTGCGCCCGTGCGCTCGAGGAGGACGTCGTACCGCCCACCATCGGCCTCACGACGCCGGACCCCGAGTGCGACCTCGACTACACGCCGGGTGCGGCCGTGGAGGTCCCTCTCACGTGGGCGCTCTCGACCTCGCTCGGATTCGGCGGACATAACGCGGCGCTGGTCTTCCGCGCCTGGCAGGAGGACTAG
- a CDS encoding ACP S-malonyltransferase — MGAVAFLFAGQGAQAPGMCADLIEAEPAAAAVFEMADSVRPGTTEQCLHGTADELRLTRNTQPCVFAADLACARALAAHGVSPVACAGFSLGEIAALAFTGAMSDVEAMAFVCLRAQLMDDVSARHPGGMRAVLKLDEGKVEELAAKAGDCWPVNYNSPAQTVVAGLPDGLDRLDVLVREAKGRSLPVKVSGAFHSPLMTEVSASLSAYLDNHPITQPEMPVWANATAAPYEGTPARLAYVLSAQASHPVRWTRTLTGMRASGIDTFVEVGPGHTLTGLVRHTLDGVVALPCGTMDQLGEVLSELDTDEGTDL; from the coding sequence ATGGGTGCGGTAGCATTTCTCTTCGCAGGACAGGGGGCCCAGGCGCCCGGCATGTGCGCCGACCTCATCGAGGCCGAGCCGGCCGCGGCCGCCGTCTTCGAGATGGCCGACAGCGTGCGCCCCGGCACCACCGAGCAGTGCCTCCACGGCACGGCCGACGAGCTCAGGCTCACGCGCAACACCCAACCCTGCGTCTTCGCGGCGGACCTCGCCTGCGCCCGTGCCCTGGCGGCACATGGCGTGAGCCCGGTCGCCTGCGCGGGCTTCTCGCTCGGCGAGATCGCGGCCCTGGCGTTCACGGGTGCGATGAGCGACGTGGAGGCCATGGCGTTCGTATGCCTGCGCGCACAGCTCATGGATGACGTCTCGGCGCGTCATCCGGGCGGCATGCGGGCCGTGCTCAAGCTCGACGAGGGCAAGGTCGAGGAGCTCGCCGCCAAGGCGGGCGACTGCTGGCCCGTGAACTACAACAGCCCAGCCCAGACCGTGGTGGCGGGGCTTCCCGATGGGCTCGACCGTCTTGACGTGCTCGTGCGCGAGGCGAAAGGCCGCTCCCTCCCCGTGAAGGTGTCGGGCGCCTTCCACAGCCCGCTCATGACCGAGGTGTCGGCGAGCCTGTCCGCATACCTCGACAACCATCCCATCACGCAGCCCGAGATGCCCGTCTGGGCCAACGCCACGGCGGCCCCCTACGAGGGCACCCCAGCCCGCCTGGCCTACGTGCTCTCGGCGCAGGCCTCGCATCCGGTCCGCTGGACGCGCACGCTCACGGGCATGCGCGCCTCGGGCATCGACACGTTCGTCGAGGTCGGTCCGGGCCACACCCTGACCGGGCTCGTGCGCCATACCCTCGACGGCGTGGTCGCACTGCCCTGCGGCACCATGGACCAGCTCGGAGAGGTGCTCTCCGAGCTCGATACCGACGAGGGGACTGACCTGTGA